From the genome of Vibrio porteresiae DSM 19223, one region includes:
- a CDS encoding Lrp/AsnC family transcriptional regulator, with protein sequence MEDVLDRIDYKLLRLLQKDGRISNADLAQQVNISAATCHRRVDRLFKKGIIHSVRAIVEPTAIQLGSLVIVGVVLDRSTPESFAEFEQAVSHLPVIIDCQLVAGEFDYFLRIRVKDMADFNQLHASQLLVLPGVRQIRTFFVMKEVVENAPLTF encoded by the coding sequence ATGGAAGATGTTCTAGATCGTATCGACTACAAGCTTCTACGCTTGCTGCAAAAGGATGGGCGAATCTCTAATGCTGATTTGGCACAGCAAGTGAACATCAGTGCCGCAACATGCCACCGGCGAGTAGATCGTTTATTTAAAAAAGGCATTATTCACTCGGTACGCGCAATAGTAGAACCAACCGCAATACAGCTAGGAAGTTTGGTTATTGTGGGGGTCGTGTTAGACCGTTCGACACCAGAAAGCTTTGCTGAGTTTGAGCAAGCGGTATCTCATCTTCCGGTGATCATTGATTGCCAGTTAGTGGCTGGGGAATTTGACTACTTCCTACGCATCCGAGTCAAAGACATGGCCGATTTTAACCAACTGCATGCTTCGCAATTGTTGGTTCTGCCAGGTGTGCGTCAAATTAGAACCTTCTTTGTGATGAAAGAAGTGGTGGAAAACGCACCTCTCACCTTTTAA
- a CDS encoding L-alanine exporter AlaE: protein MKARGPFCIRHAAADTFAMVVFCFISGMIIEIFISGMTFEQSLASRTLSIPVNIAIAWPYGLFRDFVLRQGKRLSDTRWMKQGSDLVAYVLFQSPVYAAILFTVGASWDQIATAVTSNAVISCGMGVIYGYFLDMCRRWFRVPGYYHAS from the coding sequence ATGAAAGCTCGTGGCCCATTTTGTATTCGGCATGCTGCTGCCGATACGTTTGCTATGGTCGTGTTCTGTTTTATTTCAGGGATGATTATTGAGATCTTTATTTCAGGGATGACATTTGAACAGTCTTTAGCATCAAGAACCTTGTCTATTCCTGTCAACATTGCGATTGCTTGGCCGTATGGTCTTTTTAGAGACTTCGTATTGCGCCAAGGTAAGCGCCTATCGGATACTCGTTGGATGAAACAGGGATCAGATTTAGTCGCTTATGTGCTGTTTCAATCGCCAGTGTACGCAGCAATTTTGTTTACCGTCGGAGCATCATGGGATCAAATTGCGACAGCAGTAACCAGTAACGCAGTGATCTCTTGTGGTATGGGCGTTATCTACGGCTACTTTCTGGATATGTGCCGCCGTTGGTTTAGAGTCCCTGGTTACTATCACGCAAGCTAA
- the nadA gene encoding quinolinate synthase NadA, with protein sequence MTHILDKIETVYPFPPKPDVLSAAQKLEYVASIKELLKEKDAVLIAHYYTDPEIQALAESTGGFVGDSLEMAKFGNRHTATTLVIAGVRFMGESAKILTPEKRILMPTLEAECSLDLSCPADTFAAFCDAHPDHTVVVYANTSAAVKARADWVVTSSIALDVVEHLDSEGKKIIWGPDRHLGSYIAKQTGAEMLLWNGECIVHDEFSADALRKMKALYPDAAVLVHPESPSSVVELADAVGSTSQLIKAAQTLPQSTMIVATDKGIFFKMQQMVPDKTLIEAPTAGAGATCRSCAHCPWMAMNGLVAIETALKQGGREHEIFVDEETRVKSLIPLNRMLEFAQTLTR encoded by the coding sequence ATGACACACATCTTGGATAAAATCGAAACTGTTTACCCATTTCCACCTAAGCCTGATGTTTTATCGGCAGCCCAGAAATTGGAGTATGTCGCGAGTATTAAGGAGCTGCTAAAAGAGAAAGACGCAGTTTTGATCGCGCATTATTATACCGACCCCGAAATACAAGCTTTGGCTGAATCTACCGGCGGATTTGTCGGTGACTCATTAGAGATGGCAAAATTTGGTAATCGCCATACCGCGACCACTTTAGTTATTGCAGGCGTGCGCTTTATGGGCGAGTCGGCAAAAATTCTCACCCCAGAAAAGCGTATCTTAATGCCCACGTTAGAGGCGGAATGCTCTCTCGATTTAAGTTGCCCAGCTGACACTTTTGCCGCATTTTGCGATGCTCATCCAGACCATACCGTGGTGGTTTACGCGAATACATCGGCGGCGGTTAAAGCAAGGGCTGATTGGGTCGTTACTTCGAGCATTGCGCTTGATGTCGTTGAGCATCTCGATAGTGAAGGGAAGAAGATTATCTGGGGGCCAGATCGCCATCTAGGCTCTTATATCGCAAAGCAAACCGGCGCAGAGATGCTGCTGTGGAACGGTGAATGCATTGTTCACGATGAGTTTTCTGCCGATGCTCTGCGCAAAATGAAAGCTCTTTATCCCGATGCCGCGGTACTTGTTCATCCAGAATCACCATCCAGTGTGGTTGAATTGGCCGATGCAGTAGGTTCAACTAGCCAGCTAATAAAAGCAGCACAGACGTTACCTCAGTCGACGATGATCGTGGCTACAGATAAAGGCATCTTCTTTAAGATGCAGCAAATGGTTCCTGATAAGACATTAATTGAAGCGCCAACCGCAGGAGCCGGTGCTACCTGTCGTAGCTGTGCTCATTGCCCGTGGATGGCGATGAATGGTTTAGTGGCGATTGAAACCGCTCTTAAGCAGGGCGGGCGTGAACATGAAATTTTTGTTGATGAAGAGACCAGAGTCAAATCCCTGATCCCTTTAAATCGGATGTTGGAGTTCGCTCAAACGTTAACGCGTTAG
- a CDS encoding 1-aminocyclopropane-1-carboxylate deaminase, translated as MNLDKFERYPLTFGPTPIEKLSRLSEFLGGDVEIYAKREDCNSGLAFGGNKLRKMEYIVPDAIANGADTLVSIGGVQSNHTRMVAAVAAKIGMKCRLVQESWVPFQDAVYDRVGNILMSRVMGAHVELVDEGFDIGIRESWENALKDVEAKGGKPYPIPAGASEHKYGALGYVQFAEEVRAQEQELGFTFDYIVVCTVTGSTMAGMVVGFAADGRAQKVIGIDASGTPEQNHAQVLRIAQNTADLVELDQTITKDDVVIIDDYAYPAYGVPSDETVEAIRIAARTEAMMTDPVYEGKSMQGLIDLTRKGYFPKGSKVLYAHLGGVPAINAYSYIFRNG; from the coding sequence ATGAATCTGGACAAATTTGAACGTTACCCGCTAACTTTCGGCCCAACCCCTATTGAGAAGTTAAGTCGTCTATCTGAATTTCTTGGCGGTGATGTTGAGATCTATGCAAAACGCGAAGACTGTAACAGTGGCTTAGCGTTTGGCGGTAACAAACTACGCAAAATGGAATACATTGTTCCTGATGCCATCGCTAATGGTGCAGATACATTAGTTTCTATCGGTGGTGTGCAATCAAACCACACTCGTATGGTGGCAGCTGTCGCGGCTAAAATCGGTATGAAATGTCGTTTGGTACAAGAGAGCTGGGTACCATTCCAAGATGCGGTGTATGACCGAGTTGGTAACATTTTGATGAGCCGCGTCATGGGCGCTCACGTTGAATTGGTCGATGAAGGTTTTGATATTGGTATTCGCGAAAGCTGGGAAAATGCATTAAAAGATGTGGAAGCTAAAGGTGGCAAACCTTATCCAATTCCAGCTGGCGCATCCGAACATAAATATGGCGCACTGGGTTACGTGCAATTTGCAGAAGAAGTGCGCGCTCAAGAGCAAGAGCTAGGTTTTACTTTCGATTACATCGTGGTGTGTACAGTAACGGGTTCCACCATGGCAGGTATGGTTGTGGGCTTTGCTGCCGATGGTCGTGCGCAAAAAGTGATTGGTATTGATGCATCAGGAACGCCAGAGCAGAACCATGCACAAGTATTGCGTATTGCACAAAATACCGCTGATTTGGTTGAACTCGATCAAACAATCACAAAAGACGATGTGGTTATCATCGATGACTATGCCTACCCAGCTTATGGTGTGCCATCGGATGAGACAGTAGAAGCGATTCGAATCGCGGCTCGCACAGAAGCAATGATGACCGATCCGGTTTATGAAGGTAAATCAATGCAAGGGCTGATTGATTTGACTCGTAAGGGCTATTTCCCTAAAGGTTCAAAAGTACTGTATGCGCACTTAGGCGGCGTACCTGCGATTAATGCTTACAGCTATATTTTCCGCAACGGTTGA
- a CDS encoding UPF0149 family protein has translation MTLQELLAQPELTDRLLNEAQTTGFVTAMACSPNILPPQEWLPYLWGGEEVAPFNDGEQLENYLELIINMWNHFRPALLNNQWTWPDGYNLDAQEIVNEAVRDFCEGVLQGWQLTRDDWENIMPPESEDNALLGGVLLSLSMLYDPETSIATLSEQGIEGLEQFEEIFNAIPLMLCGITLRGAELVDEQ, from the coding sequence TTGACCCTTCAAGAACTTCTTGCTCAGCCAGAGTTAACTGATCGTCTTCTTAATGAGGCGCAAACAACCGGATTTGTTACTGCAATGGCTTGTTCGCCTAACATTCTTCCGCCACAGGAGTGGTTGCCTTATTTATGGGGTGGTGAAGAGGTAGCGCCATTTAACGATGGTGAGCAACTGGAAAACTACCTAGAACTTATCATCAATATGTGGAATCACTTCCGCCCTGCTCTGTTGAATAATCAGTGGACATGGCCTGACGGTTACAATCTTGATGCTCAAGAGATTGTGAATGAGGCTGTACGTGATTTTTGTGAAGGCGTATTGCAAGGTTGGCAGTTAACTCGTGATGACTGGGAAAATATCATGCCGCCGGAAAGTGAGGATAATGCCCTACTTGGTGGCGTATTGTTGTCACTTAGCATGCTTTACGATCCTGAGACATCGATTGCCACATTAAGTGAGCAAGGGATTGAAGGTCTTGAACAGTTTGAAGAGATTTTCAACGCGATTCCACTGATGCTCTGCGGTATCACTTTGCGTGGTGCTGAGTTGGTTGACGAGCAATAG